In the Leptospira sp. WS4.C2 genome, one interval contains:
- a CDS encoding HlyD family efflux transporter periplasmic adaptor subunit, protein MFKKFKNIKETDSNWESRHSASYYDELLKHPAPNWERKGIYLITAFFICFILFLVFGRVDVVVQASGSIRPKGNYHMVEALETGTLTNLYVKSGDFLKKGDPIMELEFSEQQIELSKDTNNLDYEEKKLQRLIRNKKEAEKILKNLAYNLENNSGSLLSGGVLNKFVNLKKAFMDFQNGVGAKFIYDQSLLEFNEEFGNLKDEIQREENVISSLRGDTRLKRERVANAIIRMPFSGIIGELSVNNVGQNIIRGQTVASLMEDGQPLEAIVEVSSKDIGAVRIGLSSVIKVKAFHQNDFGVVEGTVSQIIPNTKEKDSFTVILNLGTQDLNQDGKEFQLFPGLKVVADIVIDRKSIYRILFRYADPRN, encoded by the coding sequence ATGTTTAAAAAATTTAAAAACATAAAAGAAACCGATTCTAATTGGGAATCAAGACATTCGGCTTCCTATTACGATGAGTTATTAAAACACCCTGCACCTAATTGGGAGAGAAAAGGAATTTATCTCATCACTGCATTTTTTATATGTTTTATATTGTTCTTAGTTTTTGGACGAGTGGATGTTGTTGTACAAGCATCAGGTTCGATAAGACCAAAAGGTAACTACCATATGGTGGAAGCTTTAGAAACGGGAACGCTAACAAATTTATACGTGAAATCTGGGGACTTTCTTAAAAAAGGAGATCCCATTATGGAATTAGAATTTTCTGAACAACAAATTGAATTATCAAAAGATACAAATAACCTAGATTATGAGGAAAAGAAATTACAACGATTGATTCGAAATAAAAAAGAAGCTGAGAAAATTTTAAAAAACTTAGCTTACAATCTAGAAAACAATTCAGGATCTCTTTTGTCGGGTGGTGTATTAAACAAATTCGTAAATTTAAAAAAAGCCTTTATGGATTTTCAAAATGGTGTTGGGGCAAAATTCATTTATGACCAAAGTTTATTAGAGTTCAACGAAGAGTTTGGAAACCTAAAAGACGAAATTCAAAGGGAAGAAAATGTGATTTCAAGTCTTAGGGGAGACACTAGGTTAAAACGAGAAAGAGTTGCTAATGCTATCATCAGAATGCCATTCTCCGGTATCATTGGAGAACTATCTGTTAATAACGTCGGCCAAAATATCATTCGAGGCCAGACAGTTGCATCCTTAATGGAAGATGGCCAACCTTTAGAAGCAATTGTCGAGGTAAGCAGTAAAGATATCGGTGCTGTTCGCATAGGTTTATCATCAGTAATCAAAGTAAAAGCATTTCACCAAAATGATTTTGGCGTTGTTGAAGGAACCGTTTCACAAATTATTCCCAATACAAAAGAAAAGGATTCATTTACAGTGATTCTAAATTTAGGAACACAAGATTTGAATCAAGACGGTAAAGAGTTCCAATTATTTCCGGGCCTAAAGGTCGTTGCCGATATCGTTATTGATAGAAAGAGTATCTACCGAATTTTATTCCGTTATGCGGATCCTAGGAATTAA
- a CDS encoding ATP-binding cassette domain-containing protein gives MKNVKDIPRVISEDEFLSKLPTNDLKKLIRLFEFRSLVANDRIGGSDSEPTPMLMVETGRIQIKLNINEKELLIKTITEGSFYGMSEFSSDSLKKQFFQAEENSKVRVLTQIHFLKFIESDKNRKKLWNEYTENVQLRDELRIHPYFRKLSNPEIQELSKVLIKRKISSGQILMKEGNRSSSLFFIRSGRFKVTKSTWQKDYFSFVEAGSVLGEMGVLEKKARNATVTAVEESYVYELSSKDAESFFKKSESLLITIRSIMSERKLNLGDGSEEDKFETSALYEEDKFHFLPKLNFSPPLRNQLRFPFMFQDGKSQSGDACRKMIFRYWGYSFADYDADSTFPDFDPDIRPNNWKSCFGEGKGDCYFVNWKEHEIELNNNPAINFFENSRYVILKSLGQKKVLIMDPESGEMNIPREEWEKKSSDVVIYFIPKVKPEQRWEWKNRFFSGLAEYFLPAFQYLKAGIVASFIIKGLEVFIPLVNLYLIDAVLLQENKEFFLPVILTVVLLSFSQSFLGYFRSNVIFFTSNRVNQTIAIRFLVKLISLPISFFERNRKGEILNRWEEIESVISFFSDQGAMKIFDLIFSSLVFVIFLFLSPLLLLIIGFLILPEMLILRALTPKIIEETKKESLKKSETLSYFIETIHGFETIKNLGATYSHRWDFEKRLTTQLNSEGKKLFYSNLLFANTDFFKQITVAIVMLVGSLLILKDQMTLGTLYAIIGLVAYIRNPIVSLYDDFLKFQKANMSWNRLRSFESLDSEITDRDNLFKVDLPEVKGNIEFRNLSFSYDTLKPDSGIRNLKLKIQAGKKIAFVGRSGSGKSTILKLILGLYKPQEGEIIIDDISLDEIWLPSLRTKIGVLFQENPLIVGTVRENISITKPEATLSEVVEAAKLACIHDDIVKLPLGYDTEITERGFIFSGGQKQRVSLARLFLQKPNLLLLDEPTASLDKETEARILSHINAVFADATIITVAHRLDTIRNYDQIFVLERGKLEGKGSHRELLSKGGIYQLLHSKQEAIR, from the coding sequence TTGAAAAATGTAAAAGATATTCCTCGCGTTATCAGCGAAGATGAATTTTTATCTAAATTACCAACTAACGATTTAAAGAAGTTAATTCGTTTATTTGAATTTAGATCTTTGGTAGCAAATGATAGGATCGGAGGTAGTGATTCAGAGCCCACTCCAATGTTAATGGTGGAAACTGGCAGAATTCAGATTAAATTAAATATCAACGAAAAAGAATTATTAATTAAAACCATAACAGAAGGTTCTTTTTATGGAATGTCCGAATTCTCTTCCGATTCATTAAAAAAACAATTTTTTCAAGCAGAAGAAAATTCAAAAGTTCGTGTCTTAACACAGATACATTTTTTAAAATTCATTGAATCTGATAAAAATAGAAAAAAATTATGGAATGAATATACAGAAAACGTTCAACTTCGTGATGAATTAAGAATCCATCCTTACTTCAGAAAACTTTCAAATCCTGAAATCCAGGAATTATCAAAAGTACTAATCAAACGAAAAATATCTTCTGGCCAAATATTGATGAAAGAAGGAAACAGAAGTTCTTCTTTATTTTTTATCCGGTCCGGACGATTCAAAGTTACTAAATCAACTTGGCAAAAGGATTATTTTTCCTTTGTCGAGGCAGGTTCAGTATTAGGCGAGATGGGGGTATTGGAGAAAAAAGCAAGAAATGCCACTGTTACTGCTGTAGAAGAAAGTTATGTTTACGAACTTTCTTCCAAAGATGCAGAAAGTTTTTTTAAAAAATCAGAAAGTCTACTAATTACGATTCGTTCCATCATGAGTGAACGAAAACTAAATTTAGGTGATGGTTCGGAAGAAGATAAATTTGAAACATCAGCGCTTTATGAAGAAGATAAGTTTCATTTTTTACCCAAGTTAAATTTTTCGCCTCCACTTCGAAACCAATTACGATTTCCCTTTATGTTTCAAGATGGCAAATCACAATCTGGAGATGCATGTCGAAAAATGATATTTCGATACTGGGGATATTCGTTTGCCGATTATGATGCAGATTCAACATTTCCTGACTTTGATCCTGATATTCGTCCTAACAATTGGAAAAGTTGTTTTGGAGAAGGGAAAGGTGATTGTTATTTTGTAAATTGGAAAGAACATGAGATAGAATTAAATAACAATCCGGCCATTAACTTTTTTGAGAATTCCAGATATGTAATATTAAAGTCTCTTGGACAAAAGAAGGTTCTTATCATGGATCCAGAGTCTGGTGAAATGAATATTCCAAGAGAAGAGTGGGAAAAAAAATCTTCTGATGTAGTCATTTATTTTATTCCTAAAGTTAAACCTGAACAAAGATGGGAGTGGAAAAATAGATTTTTTTCTGGTCTCGCTGAATACTTTCTGCCGGCGTTTCAATACTTAAAAGCAGGTATTGTTGCTAGTTTTATCATCAAGGGTTTAGAAGTTTTTATTCCATTAGTAAACTTGTATTTGATTGATGCTGTTTTGTTACAAGAGAATAAAGAGTTTTTTCTGCCAGTTATTTTAACCGTTGTTTTACTCAGTTTTTCTCAATCGTTTCTCGGTTACTTTCGATCGAATGTTATTTTTTTTACGAGTAATCGAGTAAATCAAACTATTGCGATTCGTTTTTTAGTTAAATTGATTTCGTTGCCTATTTCCTTTTTTGAAAGAAATAGGAAAGGTGAAATTCTTAATCGTTGGGAGGAGATAGAATCAGTGATTTCGTTTTTCTCTGACCAAGGGGCAATGAAAATCTTTGACTTAATCTTTAGTTCTTTGGTATTTGTTATCTTTCTTTTTCTTTCTCCGCTGTTGCTATTAATCATTGGTTTTTTGATTCTGCCGGAAATGTTAATTCTTCGCGCACTCACGCCAAAGATCATAGAAGAAACTAAAAAAGAATCCTTAAAAAAATCCGAAACTTTAAGTTACTTTATCGAAACCATCCACGGATTTGAAACGATCAAAAATTTAGGTGCTACCTATTCACACCGTTGGGATTTTGAAAAAAGACTTACTACCCAATTAAATTCGGAAGGAAAAAAACTTTTTTATTCCAACTTACTCTTTGCGAACACAGATTTTTTTAAACAAATTACCGTTGCAATAGTAATGTTAGTTGGTAGTTTATTGATTTTGAAAGACCAAATGACACTTGGAACATTGTATGCTATCATTGGGCTCGTTGCTTACATACGTAATCCTATTGTTTCTTTGTATGACGATTTTTTGAAATTTCAAAAAGCCAATATGTCTTGGAACCGTTTACGGAGTTTTGAATCTTTAGATAGTGAAATTACCGATAGAGACAATTTGTTTAAAGTTGATTTGCCTGAAGTTAAAGGTAATATTGAGTTTAGAAACTTGAGTTTTTCTTATGATACTTTGAAACCTGATTCAGGAATTCGTAATCTAAAACTTAAAATCCAGGCAGGAAAAAAAATTGCTTTTGTGGGTCGGAGTGGAAGCGGAAAATCTACAATTTTAAAACTCATCCTTGGTTTGTATAAACCACAAGAAGGGGAAATTATAATTGATGATATCTCATTGGATGAAATATGGCTTCCTAGTTTGCGAACAAAAATTGGAGTGCTCTTTCAAGAGAATCCTTTAATTGTAGGAACAGTCAGAGAAAACATATCGATTACAAAACCAGAAGCAACACTCAGCGAAGTAGTGGAAGCGGCGAAACTTGCCTGTATTCATGATGATATCGTCAAACTTCCGCTCGGTTATGATACAGAGATCACCGAAAGAGGGTTTATTTTCTCTGGCGGGCAAAAACAAAGAGTATCGCTCGCTCGTTTGTTCCTCCAAAAACCAAATCTTTTATTATTGGATGAGCCGACAGCTTCTTTGGATAAGGAAACAGAGGCCCGAATTCTGTCTCATATCAATGCAGTTTTTGCAGATGCTACCATCATCACTGTGGCCCACAGATTAGATACTATCCGTAATTATGACCAAATATTTGTATTGGAGAGAGGAAAATTAGAGGGTAAAGGTTCGCATCGAGAACTACTTTCTAAAGGTGGAATTTACCAATTACTTCATTCAAAACAGGAAGCCATCCGATAA